A stretch of Corvus hawaiiensis isolate bCorHaw1 chromosome 8, bCorHaw1.pri.cur, whole genome shotgun sequence DNA encodes these proteins:
- the INSYN2A gene encoding inhibitory synaptic factor 2A: MVSKEPSKCLLTASDSDVEPAASLALEMKYALDPNRQIKKRNKALQVRFKDICEAQNEQRDKQLSTSSTQDPDKREAKAISYKTAYRKYMTVPARRSIPNVTKSTGVQTSPDLKKCYQTFPLDRKKGNILKSASTVDTLPSENNGFLIEVKDREGRGSGEAAAWGRKAGSLQTAEFISHISERPAHDNGAEAWPSSDLHSSPKEPPPPLPSLAEPGEEELARPPGRGRAAVARLGSEEATQPLHGRVFKTEVATVYLPASQPDLPGLGDWGPCPEEDDKRTVQLNGVQPPARDARVCAARAQCPAPECSDQSLQVNVAPMEESQPCRTAVAVSQECQQIVPHTEVVDLKAQLQMMENLISSSQETIKVLLGVIQELEKGEAHREGLSYRTGQDTANCDTCRNSACIIYSVELDFKQQEDKLQPVLRKLHPIEETQVAPLPYSQESYSSTPKQKSKTESKKHGRWKLWFL; encoded by the exons ATGGTGAGTAAGGAGCCCAGCAAATGCTTACTCACCGCCTCGGACAGCGACGTCGAGCCTGCGGCTTCCCTGGCGCTGGAGATGAAATACGCGCTGGATCCCAACCGGCAGATCAAGAAACGGAACAAAGCTCTCCAGGTGAGGTTTAAGGATATCTGCGAGGCCCAGAACGAGCAGAGGGACAAGCAGCTCTCCACCTCCTCCACGCAGGACCCTGACAAGAGGGAGGCCAAGGCCATTTCCTACAAGACAGCCTATCGCAAGTACATGACGGTGCCCGCCCGCAGGTCCATCCCCAATGTCACCAAGAGCACAGGAGTCCAGACATCCCCTGATCTCAAGAAGTGCTACCAGACCTTCCCTCTGGACCggaaaaaagggaatattcTGAAAAGCGCCTCGACTGTGGACACACTACCGAGCGAGAACAACGGGTTCCTGATCGAGGTGAAGGACAGGGAGGGCCGGGGCTCGGGGGAGGCCGCGGCGTGGGGCAGGAAGGCCGGCAGCCTGCAGACGGCCGAGTTCATCTCCCACATCTCCGAGCGCCCCGCGCACGACAACGGGGCCGAGGCCTGGCCAAGCAGCGATTTGCACAGTTCTCCCAAAGAGCcgcctcctcctctgcccagcttgGCCGAGCCCGGCGAGGAGGAGCTGGCGCGGCCGCCCGGCCGGGGCAGAGCGGCGGTGGCACGGCTGGGGAGCGAAGAGGCCACCCAGCCCCTCCACGGGAGGGTCTTCAAGACTGAAGTGGCCACCGTTTACCTGCCGGCCTCGCAGCCCGACCTGCCCGGCCTGGGCGACTGGGGGCCGTGCCCCGAGGAGGACGACAAGAGGACGGTGCAGCTGAACGGGGTGCAGCCCCCGGCCAGAGATGCCCGAGTGTGCGCGGCACGGGCGCAGTGCCCGGCCCCCGAATGTAGTGACCAGAGCCTGCAGGTCAACGTGGCGCCCATGGAGGAGAGCCAGCCCTGCCGGACGGCCGTCGCCGTGAGCCAGGAATGCCAACAAATCGTGCCTCACACCGAAGTTGTGGACTTGAAAGCGCAGCTTCAGATGATGGAGAACCTGATCAGCTCTAGTCAGGAGACCATCAAAGTGTTGTTGGGTGTTATACAGGAGCTAGAGAAGGGAGAAGCTCACAGGGAAGG GCTTTCCTATCGCACCGGTCAGGACACGGCCAACTGTGACACGTGCAGGAACAGCGCGTGTATCATCTACAG CGTGGAATTGGATTTTAAACAGCAAGAAGATAAACTCCAGCCAGTTTTGAGAAAACTTCATCCTATTGAGGAAACTCAGGTTGCACCTTTGCCTTATTCTCAGGAGAGCTACTCCTCTACTCCCAAGCAAAAATCCAAAACTGAATCAAAAAAGCATGGAAGATGGAAACTCTGGTTCCTTTAA